Below is a window of Dictyostelium discoideum AX4 chromosome 1 chromosome, whole genome shotgun sequence DNA.
attaatataccACTCTCTCCTCTATCTCTCTCTTTATCTATATCTATATTATTCTTAATAAAATCCTAttctaattaattttttttttttttttaaaaaattaaattgcaccacacatataaaaaaaaacatcaaaaaaaaaaaaagatctcttttgaattattttttttattttaactttcattttttatttttattttttttattactcaTCTTTATATTCATTAATTGTATGTATACATAGTTGATGTGgggaaatttcaaaaaaattacacTACAACAAATAACTTACCTTGGTGATTCTAGGTGGATCAAATGGAATATATTCATCCGTTGTTTTtcttcaaaaataaaaaaataattacaaagtaattaaatttttttattttttttatttttttttttaaacaataatttaaatttattaattcttaaTATGTATAGATAAATAGAGCACTCAAAAATACtcaaaatgatataaaaattaaaaaaaatgaatgtaatcattctgtttttttgaattttttttttttttttcaaatcaaaataaattttatttttttttttattttttggtctAAACTAGTTGGCATGAGgagttttaaatatattgaaatACTGATGATTTTAATCTTTGTAATAAACTTCAgatatttgtaaatattttaaacttgatataatataaaaattatcaaaaggACAGTTTGAAAAACTTTGAGTGATTTGacttttataataatttagatcaCCTGCAAATTGAAtagtttttatataaaaattattaaaaattaaatttgttaaGGTATTTGGTaaccatttaattttttcaattactccaccaattatatttaaataataggtTTGATAATctaaaactaaattaattaGATATAAtggtaaacaattaaatgCAATTAATGGTtggtaaaatttaaatggttcTATACCTTGATAacctaaaatttttaatgtaGTAATTGGAtttggtaaaaataataatggttgaTTTAACATCATACcaaaaaatactaatttttttaaattttctgggaaaaaaaaggaatataGATTCAGATctgaaatttaattattaaatctaatatctttgatcaaaaaaagttgaaaatggAATTCGATgaacaaattgaaataattttttttaatgttcaTAAAaggaaattataaaaataaaaaataataaaattttaacacttttttttttttttttttttttttttttttttataactacaatttttttattatttttcttttatttatttatttattttattttttatttaatttaaaatgattttatagtAATGGacaggttttttttttttaattttttttaattttttttttttttcaactgttttattttatttttatttttaaaatgattaaaaagaacttaaaaaatataaataaatgtgTATTTTTGAGTCCTCTATTTTTATACactaaattgaatttttaaaaattaaaaataaaaaaaaaaaaaaaaaaaaaaaaaatgaaatccgatataaattaatatggggaaaatacaaaaaaacataaaaaactgaaaaattatgtttttggattttgtttcttttaaaatgcacaataaaaaaaaaaaaaaaaaaaaaaaaaaaaaaaaaaaaaaaaattaaaaaccgaaaattttttttcattttggtTAATACAAATATTCTCAACAATAcctaaaaaaatgtttaggTTATTAAATAAGagtgaattaataaaaccatttataaataatagtagtagtagtattagtaataataatgttaataatttaattaataaaaccatTATATTTCCAACATttcaatcattaatattaaatgaaaaattttattcatttaataaaaaaagtaatattagTTTTGTTGCACCATTAAAAAAgtcaaatgataaaaatttttataatcgtggtggtggtggaggtgAAAATAAAAGTGATCAACAaaatagtagtggtggtggtaaaagAGCAAAATTTTTGAGAGCAAAAGAGGAATTAAGAAAAGAATCGTCAAGTAAAGTATCATCAAATTCACTTTATGGTAGTGGTTTAGCATCAactgaaaattttaaaaaaccaaaaccaagaacaacaacaattggtGATTATAATCcacaaaaatatttttaccaTCCAGCAAATAGAATTCATCAAGATTCACCAGAATATAAACTTAGAGaatcattaaaacaaaaaagagAAAGTATAAAAATGGCAGTTGAGAAAAAGCGTTCTATAATATTCGAAAAAAGGGATCACAACGTTACAATGGAACAATTGGATAATCAAACAATACATATACATAATAAATCGAAATATTTCGATAATCTCGATCCAAATGCAATTGGAACTGGTATTGCATTTTCAAGACttggtattaaaaaaaatttagttgaatctttaaaaaaacattttaacaTTACAATTCCATCATTAATTCAGCAATTAGCAATACCTCCAATcctttcaaattcaaaagatGTTTTATTCGTTTCACAAACAGGTACTGGTAAAACTTTAACTTATCTCTTACCAATcattcaaaatattaaaaaatctgaagaacaagaattaaaagaaattaaagaaaatattaaattagaaaataataatgaaaaagaagaagaacaagagGAGGAAATAGTAGAaaaggaagaagaagaagaagaacaagaagatgaaaatattgaaaaagataataataataataataataataataataataataataatgaagaaattacaaatgaagaaaaagaaaactcaagattattattaaagagaGCACCAAGAAGACCAAAAGCAATTATTTTAGTACCAACTAGAGAATTAGCAATACAAGTTATGAAAGTTGCTAAAAAGATTTCATTTGAAGTTAAATTTAGTTGTACAGCAATTTCAAGTGGCGGTGGTGATCTTAATAagtatttaaaaacttttaagaatttaccaattgatatattaatttcaaca
It encodes the following:
- a CDS encoding hypothetical protein (ATP-dependent RNA helicase, DEAD/DEAH box family), giving the protein MFRLLNKSELIKPFINNSSSSISNNNVNNLINKTIIFPTFQSLILNEKFYSFNKKSNISFVAPLKKSNDKNFYNRGGGGGENKSDQQNSSGGGKRAKFLRAKEELRKESSSKVSSNSLYGSGLASTENFKKPKPRTTTIGDYNPQKYFYHPANRIHQDSPEYKLRESLKQKRESIKMAVEKKRSIIFEKRDHNVTMEQLDNQTIHIHNKSKYFDNLDPNAIGTGIAFSRLGIKKNLVESLKKHFNITIPSLIQQLAIPPILSNSKDVLFVSQTGTGKTLTYLLPIIQNIKKSEEQELKEIKENIKLENNNEKEEEQEEEIVEKEEEEEEQEDENIEKDNNNNNNNNNNNNNEEITNEEKENSRLLLKRAPRRPKAIILVPTRELAIQVMKVAKKISFEVKFSCTAISSGGGDLNKYLKTFKNLPIDILISTPGSLIKLIEQKKIFFSKLRHLVIDEADSMFTIGKGFEQDIDKIVQPFKYRLQNKQEIGSENAINATICSATLTEQLMKQINQSFPSIEKLSTPTIHKSLNTLEQRFFYIPPGLNGGDKHGALMKAIESVVLNKNENKNKNKNENENENNENENENNENENENENENGNENENENENENENENKNENENQEDKVETTTTTTTKTTTDGNKIAKQQKRKTLIFCNKPDSCRSTEYFLTENGINATSLHGEMPPHRRSENWKSFLNGDKEFLVATDIASRGIDIGLIDHVILFDFPSNPIDYLHRIGRTARAGNRGLVTCLITHKDRYLADEIKESIRKGYTLENISNNNYNNKNNNNNNNNRKKSFK